From the genome of Flavobacterium luteolum, one region includes:
- a CDS encoding alpha-L-fucosidase: protein MKKGIFIIALLFSAQIFAQAIYEDERYVPETDPLVLKNLDEWQGKKFGLLMHWGTYSQWGIVESWSICPEDYGWCERKKGSNPSNYNDYIKDYEGLRKTFNPVKFDPAKWAKAAKYAGMKYMVFTTKHHDGFNMYDTKYSDYKITSKDVPFHTNPKADVLKEIFNSFRGEGISTGAYFSKPDWHNENYWDPYFPPFDRNVNYDPSLYPEKWQKYVDFTHNQILEILSNYGKVDILWLDGGWVRKRDQVNIKENYDEKFTENESKNGFIKHRVVDQDPKMDELVVKARQKQPGLIVVDRAVHGKNQNYLTPEGRVPEKTLPYPWESCIPAGGGWSYSPGATYMTGRQGIHLLIDIVAKGGNLLLNVAPSPEGEWDKGAYDLLQAYGDWMKVNSTAIYNTKPIEPYKEENICFTQNKAGNVFAFYLAKEGEDKIPAEVTVKAISPKKGTKITMLGSKTSLKWTKEGNGFKVSIPESLRNNLPAKEAWTLKIEAINR, encoded by the coding sequence ATGAAAAAAGGAATATTCATAATCGCCCTTTTATTTTCAGCTCAGATATTCGCTCAGGCGATTTATGAAGATGAAAGATACGTACCAGAAACAGATCCGTTAGTTCTAAAGAACTTAGACGAATGGCAAGGCAAAAAATTTGGTTTGCTAATGCACTGGGGAACTTACAGCCAGTGGGGTATTGTAGAATCTTGGTCTATTTGTCCAGAAGATTATGGATGGTGTGAACGTAAAAAAGGAAGTAATCCGTCTAATTATAATGATTATATAAAAGATTATGAAGGATTAAGAAAGACTTTTAATCCTGTAAAATTTGACCCTGCAAAATGGGCAAAAGCGGCTAAATATGCAGGAATGAAATACATGGTTTTTACCACCAAACACCATGACGGATTCAATATGTATGATACTAAATATTCTGATTACAAGATTACTAGTAAAGATGTTCCTTTTCATACCAATCCTAAAGCAGACGTTTTAAAAGAAATTTTCAACTCATTTAGAGGAGAAGGTATTTCAACTGGAGCTTATTTTTCAAAACCAGACTGGCATAACGAAAATTACTGGGATCCATATTTCCCTCCATTTGACAGAAACGTAAATTACGATCCGTCTTTATACCCAGAAAAATGGCAAAAATATGTTGATTTCACTCACAATCAAATCTTAGAAATTCTTTCTAACTACGGTAAAGTAGATATCTTATGGTTAGATGGAGGATGGGTTAGAAAAAGAGATCAAGTGAACATTAAAGAAAACTACGACGAGAAATTTACTGAAAACGAATCTAAAAACGGTTTCATTAAACATAGAGTTGTTGACCAAGATCCAAAAATGGATGAATTGGTTGTAAAAGCTCGTCAGAAACAGCCAGGATTAATTGTGGTAGATAGAGCAGTTCACGGTAAAAACCAAAACTACTTAACACCAGAAGGACGTGTTCCTGAAAAAACATTGCCTTATCCTTGGGAATCTTGTATTCCAGCTGGTGGCGGATGGTCTTATTCTCCAGGTGCAACTTACATGACTGGAAGACAAGGAATTCATTTGTTAATTGATATTGTAGCTAAAGGCGGAAACTTATTATTAAACGTTGCTCCAAGTCCAGAAGGAGAATGGGATAAAGGCGCTTACGATTTATTGCAAGCTTACGGAGATTGGATGAAAGTAAACAGCACAGCGATTTACAACACAAAACCAATTGAGCCTTACAAAGAAGAAAACATTTGTTTTACACAAAATAAAGCAGGAAATGTATTTGCATTTTATTTGGCTAAAGAAGGAGAAGACAAAATTCCTGCTGAAGTTACAGTAAAAGCTATCAGTCCTAAAAAAGGAACTAAGATTACGATGTTAGGTTCTAAAACATCTTTGAAATGGACAAAAGAAGGAAACGGATTTAAAGTAAGTATTCCAGAAAGCTTAAGAAATAATCTTCCTGCAAAAGAAGCGTGGACCTTAAAAATTGAAGCGATCAACAGATAA